Proteins from a genomic interval of Daphnia pulex isolate KAP4 chromosome 4, ASM2113471v1:
- the LOC124193134 gene encoding DNA-directed RNA polymerase III subunit RPC4-like isoform X2 — MSGSGGNPSDLVKKLALKAATSPLNANRSGRDLSLGGSSRPNLNSVSGAAKPKKEFKPTIPVRRTKTLEAPLNVDNSAESSSNGRGRGGRRDDNRGRGRGRGKEWVQSEGALFGQGVCDSNPKMRSSSSAYADREGGGSSGGLEKPRLNTQNTKVNKEEEDAALSALLRDDFLDDSELGDGFYNNVVMQPIQLPKSSLDASVKEEVDDIGIKSESKPAITVEGGVTIKQEKDEKKPIPTPKASSYQRRLKPSQVTGEHIFQNEGELLFIQLPDVLPSLKSDKERPQVKNEPGTAIQEKVVDHSISEAKPDKESVFEDIPEGRLGTLRIHKSGKITLQMGEHSFVLDSATQVSYLQDLISVEVDAEDKTGKMRALGPIKYKTVCLPDWDELIADS, encoded by the exons atgagcgGTTCAGGAGGAAATCCATCAGATCTCGTAAAAAAACTCGCTCTCAAAGCAGCGACATCGCCTTTAAATGCCAATAGATCAGGGAG GGATCTTAGCCTAGGTGGGAGTTCCAgaccaaatttaaattctgtGTCAGGGGCTGCAAAACCAAAGAAGGAATTCAAACCGACAATCCCAGTTAGGCGCACAAAAACTCTGGAGGCACCTTTGAATGTTGACAACTCTGCAGAATCTTCTAGTAATGGCAGAGGGCGAGGTGGTAGAAGAGATGATAACCGGGGAAGAGGAAGAGGCAGAGGAAAGGAATGGGTTCAA AGCGAAGGAGCACTTTTTGGACAAGGAGTATGTGATTCGAATCCAAAAATGAGAAGTTCATCATCAGCATATGCTGACAGAGAAGGTGGAGGCTCTTCTGGTGGGTTGGAAAAACCACGACTGAACACTCAG AACACCAAAGTGAACAAGGAAGAGGAAGACGCTGCTCTGAGTGCATTGCTAAGAGATGATTTCTTGGATGATTCTGAACTGGGTGATGGTTTTTACAATAATGTGGTAATGCAGCCCATCCAACTACCAAAATCAAGTTTAG aTGCAAGTGTAAAGGAAGAAGTTGACGATATTGGTATAAAATCTGAAAGCAAACCAGCCATCACAGTAGAAGGAGGGGTCACCA TCAAGCAAGAGAAGGATGAGAAAAAACCAATTCCGACTCCTAAAGCATCTTCTTACCAGCGACGTCTGAAACCTTCTCAAGTCACAGGAGAacacattttccaaaatgaGGGTGAATTACTGTTCATTCAG TTACCAGATGTGCTGCCAAGCCTGAAATCGGATAAGGAACGTCCTCAAGTTAAAAACGAACCCGGGACTGCAATTCAAGAGAAAGTCGTTGATCACTCCATTTCTGAAGCAAAACCTGATAAAGAAAGTGTTTTTGAAGATATTCCTGAAGGTCGATTAGGAACTCTACGCATCCATAAATCAGGGAAGATAACTTTGCAAATGGGAGAACATTCTTTTGTGTTGGATAGCGCTACCCAAGTGTCTTACTTACAG
- the LOC124193134 gene encoding DNA-directed RNA polymerase III subunit RPC4-like isoform X1, with the protein MSGSGGNPSDLVKKLALKAATSPLNANRSGRLPSLRGERDLSLGGSSRPNLNSVSGAAKPKKEFKPTIPVRRTKTLEAPLNVDNSAESSSNGRGRGGRRDDNRGRGRGRGKEWVQSEGALFGQGVCDSNPKMRSSSSAYADREGGGSSGGLEKPRLNTQNTKVNKEEEDAALSALLRDDFLDDSELGDGFYNNVVMQPIQLPKSSLDASVKEEVDDIGIKSESKPAITVEGGVTIKQEKDEKKPIPTPKASSYQRRLKPSQVTGEHIFQNEGELLFIQLPDVLPSLKSDKERPQVKNEPGTAIQEKVVDHSISEAKPDKESVFEDIPEGRLGTLRIHKSGKITLQMGEHSFVLDSATQVSYLQDLISVEVDAEDKTGKMRALGPIKYKTVCLPDWDELIADS; encoded by the exons atgagcgGTTCAGGAGGAAATCCATCAGATCTCGTAAAAAAACTCGCTCTCAAAGCAGCGACATCGCCTTTAAATGCCAATAGATCAGGGAG aCTACCTTCTTTGCGTGGGGAAAGGGATCTTAGCCTAGGTGGGAGTTCCAgaccaaatttaaattctgtGTCAGGGGCTGCAAAACCAAAGAAGGAATTCAAACCGACAATCCCAGTTAGGCGCACAAAAACTCTGGAGGCACCTTTGAATGTTGACAACTCTGCAGAATCTTCTAGTAATGGCAGAGGGCGAGGTGGTAGAAGAGATGATAACCGGGGAAGAGGAAGAGGCAGAGGAAAGGAATGGGTTCAA AGCGAAGGAGCACTTTTTGGACAAGGAGTATGTGATTCGAATCCAAAAATGAGAAGTTCATCATCAGCATATGCTGACAGAGAAGGTGGAGGCTCTTCTGGTGGGTTGGAAAAACCACGACTGAACACTCAG AACACCAAAGTGAACAAGGAAGAGGAAGACGCTGCTCTGAGTGCATTGCTAAGAGATGATTTCTTGGATGATTCTGAACTGGGTGATGGTTTTTACAATAATGTGGTAATGCAGCCCATCCAACTACCAAAATCAAGTTTAG aTGCAAGTGTAAAGGAAGAAGTTGACGATATTGGTATAAAATCTGAAAGCAAACCAGCCATCACAGTAGAAGGAGGGGTCACCA TCAAGCAAGAGAAGGATGAGAAAAAACCAATTCCGACTCCTAAAGCATCTTCTTACCAGCGACGTCTGAAACCTTCTCAAGTCACAGGAGAacacattttccaaaatgaGGGTGAATTACTGTTCATTCAG TTACCAGATGTGCTGCCAAGCCTGAAATCGGATAAGGAACGTCCTCAAGTTAAAAACGAACCCGGGACTGCAATTCAAGAGAAAGTCGTTGATCACTCCATTTCTGAAGCAAAACCTGATAAAGAAAGTGTTTTTGAAGATATTCCTGAAGGTCGATTAGGAACTCTACGCATCCATAAATCAGGGAAGATAACTTTGCAAATGGGAGAACATTCTTTTGTGTTGGATAGCGCTACCCAAGTGTCTTACTTACAG